A window of Cryptosporangium minutisporangium contains these coding sequences:
- a CDS encoding DUF4126 domain-containing protein encodes MFELLTGTGLAASSGLNAYIPLLTLGVLSRYTDTVSLPTGWQWLDSGWALLILAALLAVEMVADKVPVVDSLNDVLQTVVRPTSGGLAFGATATSDAVTVSNPDSFVGGGQWVPIAVGVVLALVVHAGKATARPALNTASGGFAAPVVSVVEDVASFGLSLLALLAPLLVVVALAAMAAVFWRAIRKVRALRRRKAERRARNRPLSADPSAAMHTQNSL; translated from the coding sequence GTGTTCGAACTACTGACCGGCACCGGCCTCGCCGCGTCGTCCGGTCTCAACGCCTACATTCCGCTGCTGACGCTCGGTGTCCTCTCCCGGTACACCGACACGGTCAGCCTTCCCACGGGGTGGCAGTGGCTGGACAGCGGCTGGGCGCTGCTGATCCTCGCCGCGCTGCTCGCGGTGGAGATGGTGGCGGACAAGGTGCCGGTCGTCGATTCCCTCAACGACGTGCTGCAGACCGTGGTCCGCCCGACGTCCGGCGGACTCGCGTTCGGAGCCACCGCCACGTCGGACGCCGTGACCGTCAGCAACCCGGACAGCTTCGTCGGGGGCGGACAGTGGGTCCCGATCGCGGTCGGCGTGGTCCTCGCGCTCGTCGTCCACGCCGGCAAGGCCACAGCCCGGCCCGCGCTGAACACTGCTAGCGGTGGGTTCGCCGCACCGGTCGTCAGCGTGGTCGAGGACGTCGCGAGCTTCGGCCTCTCGTTGCTGGCCCTGCTGGCCCCACTCCTGGTCGTCGTCGCGCTGGCCGCGATGGCCGCGGTCTTCTGGCGAGCGATCCGGAAAGTACGCGCACTCCGACGCCGAAAGGCCGAGCGCCGCGCCCGGAACCGCCCGTTATCTGCCGACCCGAGCGCTGCGATGCACACTCAGAATTCTCTTTAG
- a CDS encoding SGNH/GDSL hydrolase family protein, which yields MTQPVGRLHAAISRRIPHLPDAAGPLSGSTSDGSAPNASGNPPLSVLFVGDSSVAGVGASHHDEALAGQFTAALAEQTDRPVAWRVLARSGDTVRGLTALVTAHAQELDADLVVLSAGTNDALRLRRPSAWRADVTVLVDAVRERLGRPVPVLLVGIPPVHRFGSLPRLIRWSIGGYAMLLDRQLVRLCAAASDLCHLTAKPLPTDTSAFFSIDRFHPSPVGYRAWARLLAASAATFVAESAPAPASA from the coding sequence ATGACGCAACCGGTCGGACGGCTGCACGCCGCGATCTCACGCCGGATCCCGCACCTGCCCGACGCGGCCGGGCCGCTCTCCGGCTCGACATCGGACGGCTCGGCGCCGAACGCGAGTGGGAACCCGCCGCTCTCGGTCCTGTTCGTGGGTGACTCCTCGGTGGCTGGCGTCGGCGCGAGCCACCACGACGAGGCGCTCGCGGGGCAGTTCACGGCCGCGCTGGCCGAACAGACCGACCGGCCGGTGGCGTGGCGGGTGCTCGCCCGCAGCGGTGACACCGTCCGTGGCCTCACCGCGCTGGTCACGGCGCACGCCCAGGAGCTCGACGCCGACCTGGTCGTGCTCTCCGCGGGCACGAACGACGCGCTGCGTCTCCGGCGCCCGTCTGCCTGGCGGGCCGACGTCACGGTGCTGGTGGACGCCGTCCGCGAGCGGCTCGGGCGGCCGGTACCCGTCCTGCTGGTGGGCATCCCGCCCGTGCACCGGTTCGGGTCGCTGCCGCGGCTGATTCGCTGGTCGATCGGCGGGTACGCGATGCTGCTCGACCGGCAGCTCGTCCGGCTCTGCGCGGCGGCGTCCGATCTCTGCCACCTGACCGCGAAGCCGCTCCCGACCGACACGTCGGCGTTCTTCTCGATCGACCGATTCCACCCGTCGCCGGTCGGCTACCGAGCCTGGGCCCGCCTGCTGGCCGCGTCAGCCGCCACTTTCGTCGCCGAATCGGCGCCTGCCCCCGCGTCCGCATAG
- a CDS encoding methyl-accepting chemotaxis protein has protein sequence MARLTQGFQNLRIAVKLGVLIVIAVVCALVVGLIGLRSQSQLTDQAEKVRLLEVAKGALNHLDTRNAELKVDGYRALIETDQLDSVRQDATDDAASIDEAVAAVKAAGLPADLRSQFDAIEPDIETFKSTVTTLVDTAGTNYAAARANEGQIAEKNHVVDDQLEALHEAVDSAIAAGRSEMQNTSDGATRDVLIAQVLALLLLLLIAIPIVRGITRPVARMRTVLDGLAHGDLTRSAGITGRDEIGQMAASLDAATESIREVLDAVDGNATALTRSSQQLSEASTSIAHAADDTNSQTAVASSAADEVARNVNSVAAGAEEMGAAIGEIARNTTEAVGVVASAVDEANQATRTVERLGTSSAEIGEVLGLITSIAEQTNLLALNATIEAARAGESGKGFAVVANEVKELAQETAKATEDIGTRVAAIQQDTRSAVEAISRVAEVIERINEYQATIASAVEEQSATTQEMSRSVAEAASGADVIATNISAVATATASTTQGVERAKEAAAELAEMSSQLRGMIGRFVTR, from the coding sequence GTGGCCCGGTTGACCCAGGGGTTCCAGAACCTCCGGATTGCAGTGAAGCTCGGCGTGCTCATCGTCATCGCGGTGGTCTGCGCGCTCGTCGTCGGGCTGATCGGGCTCCGTTCCCAGTCCCAGCTCACCGACCAGGCCGAGAAGGTCCGGTTGCTGGAGGTCGCGAAGGGGGCGCTCAACCACCTCGACACGCGGAACGCCGAACTGAAGGTCGACGGTTACCGGGCGTTGATCGAGACCGACCAGCTGGACTCGGTGCGGCAGGACGCCACCGATGACGCGGCCTCCATCGACGAGGCCGTCGCTGCCGTGAAAGCCGCCGGACTCCCAGCCGACCTGAGGTCACAGTTCGACGCGATCGAACCCGACATCGAGACGTTCAAGTCCACGGTGACGACGCTGGTCGACACCGCGGGCACCAACTACGCCGCCGCACGCGCGAACGAGGGTCAGATCGCCGAGAAGAACCACGTCGTCGACGATCAGCTGGAGGCGCTCCACGAGGCCGTGGACTCCGCGATCGCCGCCGGGCGGAGCGAGATGCAGAACACCAGCGACGGCGCGACCCGTGACGTCCTGATCGCCCAGGTGCTGGCTCTGCTCCTGCTGCTGTTGATCGCGATCCCGATCGTCCGCGGCATCACCCGGCCGGTCGCTCGGATGCGGACGGTGCTCGACGGCCTGGCCCACGGCGACCTGACGCGCTCGGCCGGCATCACCGGCCGGGACGAGATCGGTCAGATGGCGGCCTCGCTGGACGCCGCCACCGAGAGCATCCGGGAGGTGCTGGACGCCGTCGACGGAAACGCGACCGCGCTGACCCGCTCGTCGCAGCAGCTCTCCGAGGCCAGTACGAGCATCGCGCACGCCGCGGACGACACCAACTCGCAGACCGCGGTCGCGTCCTCGGCAGCCGACGAGGTGGCGCGCAACGTCAACTCGGTGGCCGCCGGTGCGGAAGAGATGGGCGCCGCGATCGGGGAGATCGCCCGCAACACCACCGAGGCCGTCGGAGTGGTCGCCAGCGCGGTCGACGAGGCCAACCAGGCCACCCGCACGGTCGAGCGGCTCGGCACGTCGTCGGCGGAGATCGGCGAAGTGCTCGGCCTGATCACGTCGATCGCCGAGCAGACCAACCTGCTCGCGCTCAACGCGACGATCGAGGCCGCCAGGGCCGGCGAGTCGGGCAAGGGCTTCGCCGTCGTCGCCAACGAGGTCAAAGAGCTCGCACAGGAGACCGCGAAGGCCACCGAGGACATCGGGACCCGGGTCGCGGCGATCCAGCAGGACACCCGGAGCGCGGTCGAGGCGATCAGCCGGGTGGCCGAGGTGATCGAACGGATCAACGAGTACCAGGCCACGATCGCCAGCGCCGTCGAGGAGCAGAGCGCGACCACGCAGGAGATGAGCCGGAGTGTCGCCGAGGCCGCGAGCGGTGCAGACGTGATCGCGACGAACATCAGCGCGGTCGCGACCGCGACGGCGTCCACGACGCAGGGCGTCGAGCGGGCGAAGGAGGCGGCCGCGGAGCTCGCCGAGATGTCCTCTCAGCTGCGCGGAATGATCGGCCGCTTCGTCACTCGCTGA
- a CDS encoding S9 family peptidase gives MISPESARPAPPVAKRVPFVRSHHGDEVVDEYAWLADRDDPDTMAYLTAENAYTEQVTADQAALRETLFDEIKRRTQETDLSVPSRKGDWWHYSRTEEGKQYGIHCRLRAEPGQLTPPTVPTEPALPGAADGTVLPGEEVLLDENVVAGEEPFLALGAFDVSPDDRLLAYSTDFAGDERFTLRIRDLTTGKDLADEVPNTSYGTAWSADGTELFYLTVDEAWRPHRVWRHTVGTPAASDTLVFEEPDERFWVGVGLSRSEAYVVIQASSKTTSEVRVIDASAPTGEPRLIAPRRDGVEYSIDHQAAGPNRPERFLVLHNDGAENFTLATAPIDAPSEWTPLIPHDPAVRLTDVDAFAGHVVVHLRKDGLTGLRVLTEGEPARDLTFPEAVYTVEPAGNPDYFTHEFRLHYTSLVTPDSVFDCDLVTGELTLRKRQPVLGGYEPDQYEQYREWAVAADGTRIPISLVARKDTPRDGSAPCLLYGYGAYEISIDPWFSVARLSLLDRGFVFAVAHVRGGGELGRRWYIEGRLGNKMNTFTDFIAAARAVVEAGWTSTDRLVARGGSAGGLLMGAVANLAPDAFRAIVADVPFVDALTSILDPSLPLTVTEWEEWGNPLHDPEAYSYIRSYAPYDNVEARPYPAILALAGLNDTRVLYHEPAKWVAKLRAIGASDVLLRTEMGAGHSGPSGRYDAWREAAFATAWIVDVVGADSRA, from the coding sequence ATGATTTCCCCCGAGTCGGCCCGGCCCGCTCCTCCTGTCGCGAAGCGCGTCCCGTTCGTCCGGAGCCACCACGGTGACGAGGTCGTGGACGAGTACGCGTGGCTGGCCGACCGGGACGACCCCGACACGATGGCGTACCTCACCGCCGAGAACGCGTACACCGAGCAGGTCACCGCCGACCAGGCCGCCCTGCGCGAGACGCTGTTCGACGAGATCAAGCGTCGCACCCAGGAGACCGACCTCTCGGTGCCCAGCCGCAAGGGCGACTGGTGGCACTACAGCCGCACCGAGGAGGGCAAGCAGTACGGCATCCACTGCCGCCTGCGCGCCGAGCCGGGTCAGCTGACGCCCCCGACCGTGCCCACTGAGCCGGCTCTGCCGGGGGCAGCGGACGGCACAGTCCTCCCGGGCGAAGAGGTGCTGCTCGACGAGAACGTCGTCGCGGGCGAAGAGCCGTTCCTCGCGCTCGGCGCGTTCGACGTCAGCCCGGACGACCGGCTGCTCGCCTACTCCACCGACTTCGCCGGCGACGAGCGGTTCACGCTCCGGATCCGCGACCTGACGACCGGGAAAGACCTCGCCGACGAGGTCCCGAACACCTCCTACGGCACGGCCTGGTCCGCCGACGGCACCGAGCTGTTCTACCTGACGGTGGATGAGGCGTGGCGTCCGCACCGGGTCTGGCGGCACACCGTCGGCACGCCGGCCGCCTCGGACACCCTCGTCTTCGAGGAGCCCGACGAGCGGTTCTGGGTGGGCGTCGGCCTGTCCCGCAGCGAGGCCTACGTCGTGATCCAGGCCAGCAGCAAAACCACCAGCGAGGTGCGCGTCATCGACGCGTCCGCGCCCACCGGTGAACCTCGGCTGATCGCTCCCCGCCGGGACGGCGTCGAGTACTCGATCGACCACCAGGCAGCCGGGCCGAACCGCCCCGAGCGCTTCCTCGTGCTGCACAACGACGGCGCGGAGAACTTCACGCTGGCCACCGCCCCGATCGACGCCCCGTCCGAGTGGACGCCGCTGATCCCGCACGACCCCGCGGTGCGCCTGACCGACGTCGACGCGTTCGCCGGCCACGTCGTCGTCCACCTGCGCAAGGACGGCCTGACCGGCCTGCGGGTGCTCACCGAGGGCGAGCCCGCCCGCGATCTGACGTTCCCGGAGGCCGTCTACACGGTCGAGCCGGCCGGCAACCCCGACTACTTCACTCATGAGTTCCGCCTGCACTACACGTCGCTGGTGACGCCGGACTCGGTGTTCGACTGCGACCTGGTGACCGGCGAGCTGACGCTACGCAAGCGGCAGCCGGTGCTCGGTGGCTACGAGCCCGATCAGTACGAGCAGTACCGGGAGTGGGCGGTCGCGGCCGACGGCACTCGGATCCCGATCTCGCTGGTGGCCCGGAAGGACACCCCGAGGGACGGGTCGGCGCCGTGCTTGCTCTACGGGTACGGCGCGTACGAGATCAGCATCGACCCCTGGTTCTCGGTTGCCCGGCTCTCCCTGCTCGACCGCGGTTTCGTCTTCGCGGTGGCGCACGTCCGGGGCGGTGGTGAGCTGGGTCGTCGGTGGTACATCGAGGGCAGGCTCGGCAACAAGATGAACACGTTCACCGACTTCATCGCGGCTGCTCGGGCCGTGGTGGAGGCCGGCTGGACGTCCACCGACCGGCTCGTCGCCCGCGGGGGCAGCGCCGGCGGCCTGCTGATGGGAGCGGTCGCGAACCTGGCGCCGGACGCATTCCGCGCGATCGTCGCCGACGTGCCGTTCGTGGACGCACTGACGTCGATCCTCGACCCGTCGCTGCCGCTGACCGTCACCGAGTGGGAGGAGTGGGGCAACCCGCTCCACGACCCGGAGGCGTACTCCTACATCCGCTCGTACGCGCCGTACGACAACGTCGAGGCGCGTCCGTACCCGGCGATCCTGGCGCTGGCCGGGCTGAACGACACCCGCGTGCTGTACCACGAGCCGGCGAAGTGGGTCGCGAAGCTCCGTGCGATCGGGGCATCCGACGTCCTGCTCCGCACCGAGATGGGCGCTGGGCACTCCGGGCCCAGCGGCCGCTACGACGCGTGGCGCGAGGCGGCGTTCGCGACCGCCTGGATCGTCGACGTGGTCGGCGCCGATTCCCGCGCCTGA
- a CDS encoding DUF2252 domain-containing protein, whose amino-acid sequence MTKRTANQARPSATGLPARPATPSRDPDIDAVTNGTGATVIHVSATPHTDATGPRFASHVFGRWTDPQEVHAAGVALREKTPVSACAEYVRRPDRPDPVAFVEATNEGRVDDLVALRVGRMAASPFAFLRGSAGLMAADLVGTPTSGITAWICGDAHASNFGLYASPERRLVMDVNDFDETVVGPWEWDLKRLAASLVVAGREAGVDEARVRSAAADAARIYRAALRELAGMPILDAYYLTTDEKTIDHFDVAQLGEVFKRIGKKARKNTSRRVVEKFAERAETNHWRFVDDPPTLTHVDRNAERAVLDGLESYVEGCLDDELRTLLSRYSVTDIAHRVVGLGSVGRRSYIVLLHGNGEDALVLQVKEAGPSALAPYVSATPYSHNGERIVRGQRWMQTVSDILLGWTTVDGRPFLVRQFRDMKGSIDPALLKPNQLDDYARVVGAVLARAHAQSADPRLLSGYVDGQVRTPGGDGFDEAIATFAVAYADQTEADHDALVGAVKAGRLPAIFEAED is encoded by the coding sequence ATGACCAAGCGCACGGCGAACCAGGCTAGGCCATCCGCCACTGGCCTGCCCGCCCGGCCAGCAACACCGAGTCGGGACCCGGACATCGATGCAGTAACCAACGGAACCGGCGCTACCGTCATCCACGTGAGTGCGACGCCCCATACCGACGCCACCGGCCCGAGATTCGCCAGCCACGTCTTCGGGCGGTGGACGGACCCGCAGGAGGTCCACGCCGCCGGCGTGGCGCTCCGAGAGAAGACGCCGGTCAGCGCCTGCGCCGAGTACGTCCGGCGGCCGGACCGCCCGGATCCGGTCGCGTTCGTCGAGGCGACCAACGAAGGCCGGGTCGACGACCTCGTCGCGCTCCGGGTGGGTCGGATGGCCGCGTCGCCGTTCGCGTTCCTCCGGGGCAGCGCCGGCTTGATGGCGGCCGACCTGGTCGGCACCCCGACCTCCGGCATCACCGCCTGGATCTGCGGTGACGCGCACGCGTCGAACTTCGGGCTCTACGCCTCCCCCGAGCGTCGCCTGGTCATGGACGTCAACGACTTCGACGAGACCGTCGTCGGCCCGTGGGAGTGGGACCTCAAGCGGCTCGCCGCGAGCTTGGTCGTCGCCGGTCGCGAGGCCGGGGTGGACGAGGCGAGGGTCCGCAGCGCCGCGGCGGACGCCGCTCGCATCTACCGGGCCGCGCTCCGCGAGCTGGCCGGGATGCCGATCCTCGACGCCTACTACCTGACCACCGACGAGAAGACGATCGACCACTTCGACGTCGCCCAGCTCGGCGAAGTGTTCAAGCGGATCGGCAAGAAGGCGCGGAAGAACACCAGCCGGCGGGTCGTCGAGAAGTTCGCCGAGCGCGCCGAGACCAACCACTGGCGGTTCGTAGACGACCCGCCGACCCTCACCCACGTCGACCGGAACGCCGAGCGGGCGGTGCTCGACGGCCTGGAGTCCTACGTCGAAGGTTGCCTCGACGACGAGCTGCGGACGCTGCTGTCGCGGTACTCGGTGACCGACATCGCGCACCGGGTGGTGGGCCTGGGCAGTGTCGGGCGGCGCAGCTACATCGTCCTGCTGCACGGCAACGGCGAGGACGCCCTGGTGCTGCAGGTGAAGGAGGCCGGTCCGTCCGCGCTGGCCCCGTACGTGTCCGCGACACCGTACTCCCACAACGGCGAACGCATCGTCCGTGGTCAGCGCTGGATGCAGACGGTCAGCGACATCCTGCTCGGCTGGACGACCGTCGACGGGCGACCGTTCCTGGTCCGCCAGTTCCGCGACATGAAGGGCAGCATCGACCCCGCGCTGCTCAAGCCGAACCAGCTGGACGACTACGCCCGGGTGGTCGGCGCGGTGCTGGCCAGGGCGCACGCCCAGTCGGCCGATCCGCGCCTGCTGAGCGGCTACGTGGACGGCCAGGTCCGTACTCCGGGCGGGGACGGGTTCGACGAGGCGATCGCCACGTTCGCCGTCGCCTACGCCGACCAGACCGAGGCGGACCACGACGCGCTCGTCGGCGCGGTCAAGGCCGGCCGGCTGCCGGCGATCTTCGAGGCGGAAGACTAA
- the nucS gene encoding endonuclease NucS — translation MRLVIARCSVDYIGRLTAHLPPATRLLLVKADGSVSIHADDRAYKPLNWMSPPCRLEEQPGVWTVVNKAGEELRITIEEVLHDSSHDLGVDPGLVKDGVEADLQRLLAEHITTLGEGYTLIRREYPTAIGPVDILCRDASGTTVAVEIKRRGEIDGVEQLTRYLELLNRDPLLAPVTGIFAAQQIKPQASVLATDRGIRCVTLNYDTLRGVDDTEGKLF, via the coding sequence GTGCGCTTGGTCATAGCCCGCTGCTCCGTCGACTACATCGGTCGACTCACCGCCCACCTCCCGCCCGCGACACGGCTACTGCTGGTCAAGGCCGACGGGTCGGTGTCGATCCACGCCGACGATCGCGCCTACAAGCCGCTGAACTGGATGAGTCCGCCCTGCCGGCTGGAGGAACAGCCCGGCGTCTGGACCGTCGTGAACAAAGCAGGCGAGGAACTGCGGATCACGATCGAGGAGGTACTCCACGACTCCAGCCACGACCTCGGGGTGGACCCAGGTCTGGTGAAGGACGGGGTCGAGGCCGACCTCCAGCGGCTGCTGGCCGAGCACATCACGACGCTCGGTGAGGGCTACACGCTCATCCGTCGCGAATACCCGACCGCGATCGGGCCGGTCGACATCCTGTGCCGGGACGCGTCCGGGACGACGGTGGCCGTGGAGATCAAGCGGCGGGGTGAGATCGACGGGGTGGAGCAGCTCACCCGCTACCTGGAGCTGCTGAACCGGGACCCGTTGCTCGCACCGGTCACCGGTATCTTCGCCGCGCAGCAGATCAAGCCGCAGGCCTCCGTTCTCGCCACCGACCGCGGTATCCGCTGCGTCACCCTCAACTACGACACGCTCCGCGGAGTGGACGACACAGAAGGAAAGCTTTTCTAG
- a CDS encoding aldehyde dehydrogenase family protein, producing the protein MTVTEQSSRPGTPTFVDGFLVSSSPATGEEVGRVAVTDADAVRAAVDEARAASTWWAGLGYSGRRARLLAWRALIVQRMDEITDLMHRENGKPTDDAMLEMLITVHHLDWAAKKAAKVLGPRRVSSGMLAANIAATLEYSPLGVIGVIGPWNYPVFTPMGSIAYALAAGNSVVFKPSEYTPLVGKWLVDTFAEVVPEHPVLVGVYGGGETGAALTTAGVDKIAFTGSTATGKKIMAAAAQTLTPVLIECGGKDPLLVDADADLDAAADAAVWGGMSNGGQTCIGTERVYVHEAVYEPFLAKLTEKARGVTPGEAPDALYGPATMPSQLDVIRRHVDDALARGGKAVVGGAESVSGPFVAPVVLTDVPEDSAAVQEETFGPTLTVSKVKDMDEAVERANGTSYGLGAAVFSKRRGVELARRIRSGMTAVNSIISFASVAALPFGGVGDSGFGRIHGEDGLREFTRPKAIARQRFALPLAIYSFTRTDKTNALLQRTMRTMYGKGAPKR; encoded by the coding sequence ATGACCGTGACCGAGCAGTCGTCACGCCCTGGCACGCCGACGTTCGTCGACGGATTTCTGGTGTCGTCGAGCCCGGCGACCGGCGAGGAGGTCGGCCGGGTCGCGGTCACCGACGCCGACGCCGTCCGGGCTGCGGTCGACGAGGCGCGGGCCGCGTCGACGTGGTGGGCCGGGCTGGGCTACTCCGGACGACGCGCGCGACTGCTGGCGTGGCGCGCGCTGATCGTCCAGCGCATGGACGAGATCACCGACCTGATGCACCGCGAGAACGGCAAGCCGACCGACGACGCGATGCTGGAAATGCTGATCACCGTCCACCACCTGGACTGGGCGGCGAAGAAAGCGGCGAAGGTCCTCGGGCCCCGGCGGGTGTCGTCCGGCATGCTCGCCGCCAACATCGCCGCGACGCTGGAGTACTCCCCGCTCGGTGTGATCGGCGTGATCGGGCCGTGGAACTACCCGGTCTTCACGCCGATGGGTTCGATCGCGTACGCGCTCGCCGCGGGCAACTCCGTGGTGTTCAAGCCGAGCGAGTACACCCCGCTGGTCGGCAAGTGGCTGGTCGACACGTTCGCCGAGGTCGTTCCCGAACACCCGGTGCTCGTCGGGGTCTACGGCGGCGGGGAGACCGGCGCCGCGCTGACCACGGCCGGCGTCGACAAGATCGCGTTCACCGGGTCGACCGCGACCGGCAAGAAGATCATGGCGGCCGCCGCCCAGACGCTCACGCCGGTACTTATCGAGTGCGGCGGCAAGGACCCGCTGCTGGTCGACGCCGACGCCGACCTGGACGCGGCGGCCGACGCCGCGGTCTGGGGCGGGATGTCCAACGGTGGGCAGACCTGCATCGGCACCGAGCGGGTCTACGTCCACGAGGCCGTCTACGAGCCGTTCCTGGCCAAGCTGACCGAGAAGGCTCGCGGTGTGACGCCCGGCGAGGCGCCGGACGCGCTCTACGGACCCGCGACGATGCCATCGCAGCTCGACGTGATCCGCCGCCACGTGGACGACGCGCTCGCCCGCGGCGGCAAAGCGGTGGTCGGTGGCGCGGAGTCGGTCAGCGGGCCGTTCGTCGCGCCGGTCGTCCTCACCGACGTGCCGGAGGACTCGGCCGCCGTCCAGGAGGAGACGTTCGGCCCGACGCTCACCGTGTCCAAGGTGAAAGACATGGACGAGGCGGTGGAGCGGGCCAACGGCACCTCGTACGGGCTGGGCGCGGCGGTGTTCTCGAAGCGACGCGGCGTCGAGCTGGCGCGGCGGATCCGGTCCGGCATGACCGCGGTGAACTCGATCATCTCGTTCGCGAGCGTGGCCGCCCTGCCGTTCGGCGGCGTGGGCGACTCCGGGTTCGGCCGGATCCACGGCGAGGACGGCCTGCGCGAGTTCACCCGGCCGAAGGCGATCGCCCGCCAGCGGTTCGCGCTGCCGTTGGCGATCTACAGCTTCACCCGCACCGACAAGACGAACGCTCTGCTCCAGCGCACTATGCGCACGATGTACGGCAAGGGGGCCCCGAAGCGCTAG
- a CDS encoding 3-hydroxyacyl-CoA dehydrogenase family protein, translating to MPRDFARIGIVGLGTVGAGLAKVFAGAGFQVVGVDTDEAVRARISVDGVRVDAELSALADADLVIEAVPERLELKQRVFAALGAVVRPDAVLATAASALSVTELAVAAAHPHRVLGLHFAAPVDGTPLVEVVRTVFTDPEVVDDAVALLSDRLGKNPLRVGDRTGLITSALLFAYLNQAVAFVESGYATRDDVDAAMRFGCGLPSGPLAVVDRIGLDTTFDVLTALHAQSGDRRHAPAPLLKQMIAGGLLGVKSGRGFYTYVDGAPVADTASSTADADIVRTVQKVGVVGSGTMATGIIEVFAKAGYDVTYVTRSDEKSARVLAALTKSLDRAVSKGKLPETERDAVLGRVTGSATHDDLADVDLVVEAIVEDLTVKRELFATLDAVCKPGTVLATTTSSLPVIECATATSRPQDVVGLHFFNPAPVMKLVEIVSTVATAPDVVATAHAVTRTLRKHPVDCRDRAGFIVNALLFPYLNDAVAMLDAHYADADEIDTAVTLGFGYPMGPFALLDVVGLDVSLAIQKELHAEFHEPGFAPSPLLEHLVAAGYLGRKTKRGFRDYAR from the coding sequence GTGCCACGGGACTTCGCTCGCATCGGAATCGTCGGTCTGGGAACGGTAGGAGCGGGCCTCGCGAAGGTGTTCGCCGGCGCCGGATTCCAGGTGGTGGGTGTGGACACGGACGAGGCCGTCCGGGCGCGGATCAGCGTCGACGGCGTCCGGGTCGACGCGGAACTGTCCGCGCTGGCCGACGCCGACCTGGTCATCGAAGCGGTCCCCGAGCGGCTCGAGCTCAAGCAGCGGGTGTTCGCCGCCCTCGGTGCGGTGGTGCGTCCGGATGCGGTGCTCGCCACCGCGGCCTCGGCGCTGTCGGTCACCGAACTGGCGGTGGCGGCTGCCCATCCGCACCGGGTGCTCGGGCTGCACTTCGCCGCGCCGGTGGACGGTACGCCGCTGGTCGAGGTCGTCCGGACGGTGTTCACCGACCCCGAGGTCGTCGACGACGCGGTCGCGCTGCTGTCCGACCGGCTCGGCAAGAACCCGCTGCGGGTCGGCGACCGGACCGGGCTGATCACGTCCGCGCTGCTGTTCGCCTACCTCAACCAGGCGGTGGCGTTCGTCGAGTCGGGCTACGCCACCCGCGACGACGTGGACGCGGCGATGCGGTTCGGCTGCGGCCTGCCGTCCGGGCCGCTCGCGGTCGTCGACCGGATCGGGCTGGACACCACGTTCGACGTGCTCACCGCACTCCACGCGCAGAGCGGCGACCGTCGGCACGCCCCGGCGCCGCTGCTCAAGCAGATGATCGCCGGCGGCTTACTCGGCGTGAAATCCGGTCGCGGCTTCTACACCTACGTGGACGGCGCGCCGGTCGCGGACACGGCCTCGAGCACGGCGGACGCCGACATCGTCCGGACCGTGCAGAAGGTCGGCGTGGTCGGCTCCGGGACGATGGCCACCGGCATCATCGAGGTGTTCGCCAAGGCCGGGTACGACGTCACCTACGTGACCCGCAGCGACGAGAAGAGCGCTCGGGTGCTCGCCGCGTTGACCAAGTCGCTGGACCGGGCGGTATCGAAGGGCAAGCTCCCCGAGACCGAGCGGGACGCGGTCCTGGGCCGGGTGACCGGTAGCGCCACGCACGACGACCTGGCCGACGTCGACCTGGTGGTCGAGGCGATCGTGGAGGACCTGACGGTCAAGCGCGAGCTGTTCGCGACGCTCGACGCGGTGTGCAAGCCGGGAACGGTGCTCGCGACGACCACGTCCAGCCTGCCGGTGATCGAGTGCGCCACCGCGACGTCGCGGCCGCAGGACGTCGTCGGGCTGCACTTCTTCAATCCGGCGCCGGTCATGAAGCTGGTCGAGATCGTGTCGACGGTGGCCACCGCCCCGGACGTGGTGGCCACCGCCCACGCCGTGACCCGGACGCTCCGCAAGCACCCGGTGGACTGCCGCGACCGGGCCGGGTTCATCGTCAACGCGTTGCTGTTCCCGTACCTCAACGACGCGGTCGCGATGCTCGACGCCCACTACGCCGACGCGGACGAGATCGACACCGCGGTGACGCTCGGGTTCGGGTACCCGATGGGGCCGTTCGCGCTGCTGGACGTCGTGGGGCTGGACGTGTCGCTGGCGATCCAGAAGGAGCTGCACGCCGAGTTCCACGAGCCGGGCTTCGCGCCGTCGCCTCTGCT